A window of Sebastes umbrosus isolate fSebUmb1 chromosome 3, fSebUmb1.pri, whole genome shotgun sequence contains these coding sequences:
- the LOC119484603 gene encoding calmodulin-regulated spectrin-associated protein 3-like isoform X5, whose product MVDSPSAMKKTFSVPEIKPLDQYDFNRAKTCASVRWLLSKSYGSAENVPVELREPLYKDQYDQEHLKPAVSKLLLSPEIYCRAQALLAQAQGVSLPAAQGSPADNSALLQLLIKKGFTPKVQDADVTEEDLSFVPIKTKAHLALIDALMTLVAKEAVGQVKMAVEAEQMGVGAPWENALLFWVNRLNQKLRETTEEEEPTKSQQTCTDLQATQDTCQSNRWYWKLVPHAIAFCLKESGNKPPVIRYRKDKVQSKLTPTFPLVSAVKDLSNGCAIAAALHYYCPSLLPLEDVCLKDTMSVADSLYNLQLITEFCESSLQSCCPLAVEDLLYAPPVLHLNIMSFIAELLEWFEVKKPDFVQPMHPIDLTDVSGLLDCTSPISGNSNSGCPSYIFKQPFVPICSPVSPENKSWTKKQISTDSLTKGIPAMTSSVTSAGMTCVPYSPSEDLSHLVSASAPSQRSSWGPYAHTTPLGELPTIEEALQVVHTPDSKDRRKGRISEKGGRGVLGGRPEPRLRPEGAPAGFFLHSPEGDNSQLSSSAPCRSGVLHRPVGGEVGDTEKQGRGERKERSGRTSDMSRDDDSVLRDGSVDSSEASDDTPRNAPGNMRPNRQGNNSTSNSPRMTSFAERKDNRRRHPAAPGEESASAPTPTTPGTPQTPSTPAGASGRQDSPGPRGPEPGTEAWELGARLEEKRKSIEAQKRRIEAIFAKHRQRLGKTAFLQLKREQGEGGGEGTEEDNITLEERLTCMEEQLKQEEEREEKEKNEKEKDGEKEKEKPSVSNPPRLEKQVTFSIDSKKGAEKEKGGEAALVECNEVVQKLSEALQSLQKDMQKLTEQQQQLMTNQRPINTPKTTPKSTPRNTAKTPPHTPTKTPPRTPTKTPTKSTTKAWVIPAASSPLRRSELLSSSTSPKTIISSSCPAPRTKIHSSSTPRSPKHHPRAQHQPHPRPSELKFPPLNRALAPTHNVDTLPHLRRVSPSKCKDQTSSSFRIGGPRTPQESLQPTQQPQPDENTSDTASSETPTQFSLELEDMEAVGGLPVLPQPREDRPRAAGGSSSGAPSECSFESETLSISAVFSVGREGERVGGAEKHCSLIEVSLSSLGGPEGGSDVPTDEGQEFSSDSMSDHTESAVEPAGGLAAEPLEPLDPTETLDLATEAVNLPEQQTESEGEQTRQTEAVEPNGELNEAGARGGIGFFFQGEVRSDQDMAQRRSLLLEKQQKRTEELKKRRQWNELERENRPTSSNKKGASPSNTPPAGTTSPSPTPPATPVRRDTFTRAEYAMRHQLRIMDDFDKALRQKSTNQGRSSAKKTRSRPRSMTREETKLSLSPAKGTTGSKLTKVYSNSSLTLAATGEPGNRSGDPTKKPHSRPGSPSGCVTPSKLANQNGDKDWETGSNGTSPAPEYTGPKLFKEPSFKSNKFMIHNALSRCCLAGKVNETQKNKIVEEMEKSPANHFLILFRDSSCQFRGVYTMNPDSQELVRLAGVGPRTIGSTQVESIYKYSSDRKQFSAIPSKTMGMSVDAFTIPGHLWHGGGAAVGGGTRRASVTKKAVISK is encoded by the exons ATGGTGGACTCTCCCAGCGCGATGAAGAAGACCTTCTCGGTGCCGGAGATCAAACCGCTGGACCAGTACGACTTCAACCGGGCCAAGACCTGCGCCAGCGTCCGGTGGCTGCTGTCGAAGTCGTACGGCTCTGCAG AAAATGTCCCCGTGGAGCTGCGGGAGCCGCTTTACAAGGACCAGTATGACCAAGAACACCTCAAGCCGGCCGTCTCCAAGCTGCTTCTCTCCCCGGAGATCTACTGCCGAGCCCAGGCCTTGCTGGCTCAGGCTCAGGGGGTCTCCTTGCCGGCGGCCCAGGGGTCCCCGGCTGACAACTCGgccctgctgcagctcctcatcaAGAAAGGTTTCACTCCGAAGGTCCAGGATGCAGACGTCACCGAGGAGGACCTCAGCTTCGTCCCCATCAAGACG AAAGCCCACCTCGCCCTGATCGACGCTCTGATGACTCTGGTGGCTAAAGAGGCGGTGGGCCAGGTGAAGATGGCGGTGGAGGCGGAGCAGATGGGTGTCGGGGCTCCGTGGGAGAACGCTCTGCTTTTCTGGGTCAACAGG CTGAACCAGAAGTTGAgagaaaccacagaagaagaagaacccaCCAAGTCGCAGCAGACATGTACGGACCTGCAGGCCACTCAGGACACG TGTCAATCCAACCGTTGGTACTGGAAACTAGTCCCC CATGCTATCGCTTTTTGTTTGAAGGAGTCGGGGAATAAGCCGCCAGTG ATTCGCTATAGGAAGGACAAAGTGCAGTCTAAGCTGACTCCTACTTTCCCTCTGGTCTCTGCGGTCAAAGATCTGTCTAATGGTTGCGCTATTGCTGCTGCGTTGCACTACTACTGCCCCAGCCTGCTGCCTCTAGAGG ATGTGTGTCTGAAGGACACCATGTCGGTGGCCGACAGTCTCTACAACCTGCAGCTCATCACAGAGTTCTGCGAGAGCAGTTTACAGAGCTGCTGCCCCCTGGCGGTGGAGGATCTGCTCTACGCTCCACCGGTCCTGCAT CTGAACATCATGAGCTTCATCGCTGAGCTGCTGGAGTGGTTTGAGGTTAAGAAGCCTGATTTTGTCCAGCCCATGCACCCCATCGACCTCACAG ATGTCTCAGGGTTACTAGACTGTACGAGTCCCATCAGCGGGAACAGCAACAG tggttgtccttcctaCATCTTCAAACAACCATTTGTGCCCATCTGCTCCCCAGTGTCACCAG AAAACAAAAGTTGGACAAAGAAACAAATCAG CACTGACAGCCTAACCAAGGGCATCCCTGCAATGACTTCATCGGTGACATCAGCAGGAATGACTTGTGTCCCGTACAGCCCTTCAGAGGACCTCAGCCACCTCGTCAGCGCTTCTGCTCCATCACAGCGCTCCTCCTGGGGCCCTTACGCACACACAACGCCTCTGGGAGAGCTGCCGACCATCGAGGAGGCGCTACAGGTGGTTCATACTCCAGACAGCAAAGATCGGAGGAAGGGAAGGATCTCTGAGAAAGGTGGAAGAGGAGTGTTGGGAGGAAGGCCAGAGCCCAGGTTACGTCCCGAAGGAGCCCCTGCTGGTTTCTTCCTACACTCCCCCGAGGGGGATAATTCCCAGCTGAGTAGCTCTGCTCCCTGTCGCTCTGGAGTCCTCCATCGGCCTGTTGGTGGAGAAGTGGGTGACACTGAAAAGCAAGGaaggggagagaggaaggagagatcGGGACGCACCTCTGATATGTCACGTGATGACGACTCTGTTCTACGAGATGGCAGCGTTGACTCCTCTGAAGCATCGGATGATACCCCTAGAAACGCCCCTGGTAATATGCGACCCAATCGCCAAGGAAACAACAGCACCAGCAACAGTCCACGCATGACAAGCTTTGCTGAGCGAAAAGACAACAGAAGAAGACATCCCGCTGCTCCCGGGGAGGAGTCAGCCTCTGCTCCGACCCCAACAACCCCAGGAACTCCACAAACACCCTCCACCCCAGCAGGGGCATCTGGCCGCCAGGACAGCCCAGGTCCCAGAGGCCCTGAACCAGGCACTGAGGCCTGGGAGTTGGGGGCTCGTCTGGAGGAAAAACGCAAAAGCATCGAAGCCCAAAAAAGACGTATTGAAGCCATCTTTGCCAAGCACAGACAGAGGCTTGGAAAAACTGCTTTCCTTCAACTGAAAAGAGAGCAaggtgagggaggaggggagggaacaGAGGAGGACAATATCACCCTGGAGGAACGCCTCACttgcatggaggagcaactgaaacaggaggaggagagggaagagaaggaaaagaatgagaaagaaaaggatggagagaaggagaaagagaagccATCTGTTTCCAATCCTCCTCGGTTAGAGAAGCAGGTCACTTTCTCTATTGACAGTAAGAAAGGGgcggagaaagagaaaggaggtGAAGCTGCCTTAGTGGAGTGCAATGAAGTGGTACAGAAACTGAGTGAAGCTCTGCAGTCACTACAAAAGGACATGCAGAAACTTACagaacagcaacagcagctcaTGACCAACCAAAGACCCATAAATACACCCAAAACCACTCCAAAATCCACACCAAGAAATACCGCCAAAACACCTCCTCACACCCCAACAAAGACACCACCAAGAACCCCGACAAAGACTCCTACGAAGAGTACCACTAAAGCTTGGGTTATTCCCGCTGCCTCCTCCCCATTACGGCGTTCTGAGCTTCTTTCCTCTTCCACCTCCCCAAAGActatcatctcctcctcctgcccagCTCCTCGCACCAAGAtccactcctcctccactccccGCAGCCCCAAGCACCACCCGCGTGCCCAACATCAGCCTCACCCACGGCCTTCCGAACTCAAGTTTCCCCCACTCAACCGCGCCCTGGCACCAACCCATAATGTGGACACCCTCCCCCACTTGCGGCGTGTGTCCCCCAGCAAGTGTAAGGATcagacttcctcttccttccGTATCGGTGGGCCTCGGACTCCTCAAGAGTCTCTTCAGCCTACCCAGCAGCCACAGCCTGATGAGAACACCTCGGACACAGCCTCTAGCGAGACACCAACTCAGTTCAGCCTGGAGCTGGAGGACATGGAGGCTGTAGGAGGGCTGCCGGTCTTACCACAGCCCAGAGAAGATCGTCCGAGGGCTGCTGGCGGAAGCAGCTCTGGTGCTCCTTCCGAGTGCTCATTTGAGAGCGAGACTTTGTCCATTTCTGCTGTTTTCAGCGTAGGACgtgaaggagagagagttgGAGGTGCAGAGAAGCACTGCAGCCTGATTGAGGTCTCACTGTCATCTCTTGGAGGGCCTGAGGGGGGCAGTGATGTACCGACTGATGAAGGGCAAGAGTTTTCCTCTGATTCTATGAGCGACCACACAGAATCTGCTGTGGAACCTGCTGGAGGACTCGCTGCAGAACCCCTAGAACCTCTAGACCCCACAGAGACGCTGGATCTGGCCACAGAAGCCGTCAATTTGCCAGAGCAACAAACTGAATCCGAAGGAGAACAGACAAGACAGACTGAGGCTGTGGAACCAAATGGAGAGCTCAATGAGGCCGGGGCAAGAGGAGGAATTGGATTCTTCTTTCAG GGGGAGGTACGTAGTGACCAGGATATGGCCCAGCGGAGATCTTTGCTGTTGGAAAAACAGCAGAAGAGAACtgaggagctgaagaagaggagacagTGGAATGAGCTGGAAAGGGAAAATAG ACCGACTTCCTCAAATAAAAAGGGGGCATCTCCCTCCAATACACCTCCTGCTGGCACAACCTCACCTTCCCCCACACCTCCTGCTACACCAGTCCGGCGGGACACTTTCACGCGAGCGGAGTATGCAATGCGGCATCAACTCAGGATCATGGATGACTTCGACAAAGCGCTTCGGCAGAAATCAACCAATCAAGGACGATCTTCCGCTAAGAAAACACGCTCCCGTCCTCGCAGCATGACCAGGGAGGAAACAAAGCTGTCTCTGAGTCCAGCCAAGGGAACAACTG GCTCTAAGTTGACCAAAGTCTACTCTAACTCCTCCCTGACCCTGGCAGCCACGGGTGAGCCAGGAAACCGATCTGGTGACCCCACTAAGAAACCCCACAG TCGTCCTGGTTCACCTTCAGGATGTGTAACACCAAGTAAATTGGCAAACCAGAACGGAGATAAAGACTGGGAGACTGGTTCCAATGGAACCTCGCCTGCTCCAGAATACACAG gtCCAAAACTCTTCAAAGAGCCAAGCTTCAAGTCCAACAAATTCATGATCCACAACGCTCTCTCTCGCTGCTGCCTCGCTGGAAAGGTCAAcgagacacaaaaaaacaagatagttGAG gagatggagaagagTCCTGCCAACCacttcctcatcctcttccgTGATTCCAGCTGCCAGTTCAGAGGCGTTTACACCATGAACCCAGACTCCCAGGAGCTCGTACGATTGGCCGGCGTGGGCCCGCGGACAATTGGCTCCACCCAGGTGGAGTCCATCTACAAATACAGTTCAGACAGGAAGCAGTTTAGCGCCATCCCCTCTAAAACCATGGGCATGAGTGTGGACGCCTTCACCATCCCCGGCCATCTTTGGCACGGGGGAGGCGCGGCGGTAGGAGGTGGAACCAGGAGAGCAAGCGTTACTAAGAAGGCCGTCATTTCCAAGTAA
- the LOC119484603 gene encoding calmodulin-regulated spectrin-associated protein 3-like isoform X3, translating into MVDSPSAMKKTFSVPEIKPLDQYDFNRAKTCASVRWLLSKSYGSAENVPVELREPLYKDQYDQEHLKPAVSKLLLSPEIYCRAQALLAQAQGVSLPAAQGSPADNSALLQLLIKKGFTPKVQDADVTEEDLSFVPIKTKAHLALIDALMTLVAKEAVGQVKMAVEAEQMGVGAPWENALLFWVNRLNQKLRETTEEEEPTKSQQTCTDLQATQDTCQSNRWYWKLVPIRYRKDKVQSKLTPTFPLVSAVKDLSNGCAIAAALHYYCPSLLPLEDVCLKDTMSVADSLYNLQLITEFCESSLQSCCPLAVEDLLYAPPVLHLNIMSFIAELLEWFEVKKPDFVQPMHPIDLTDVSGLLDCTSPISGNSNSGCPSYIFKQPFVPICSPVSPENKSWTKKQISRPLSAVTFSIPFGLDSDVDIVMGNPIDSVFRSVSTDSLTKGIPAMTSSVTSAGMTCVPYSPSEDLSHLVSASAPSQRSSWGPYAHTTPLGELPTIEEALQVVHTPDSKDRRKGRISEKGGRGVLGGRPEPRLRPEGAPAGFFLHSPEGDNSQLSSSAPCRSGVLHRPVGGEVGDTEKQGRGERKERSGRTSDMSRDDDSVLRDGSVDSSEASDDTPRNAPGNMRPNRQGNNSTSNSPRMTSFAERKDNRRRHPAAPGEESASAPTPTTPGTPQTPSTPAGASGRQDSPGPRGPEPGTEAWELGARLEEKRKSIEAQKRRIEAIFAKHRQRLGKTAFLQLKREQGEGGGEGTEEDNITLEERLTCMEEQLKQEEEREEKEKNEKEKDGEKEKEKPSVSNPPRLEKQVTFSIDSKKGAEKEKGGEAALVECNEVVQKLSEALQSLQKDMQKLTEQQQQLMTNQRPINTPKTTPKSTPRNTAKTPPHTPTKTPPRTPTKTPTKSTTKAWVIPAASSPLRRSELLSSSTSPKTIISSSCPAPRTKIHSSSTPRSPKHHPRAQHQPHPRPSELKFPPLNRALAPTHNVDTLPHLRRVSPSKCKDQTSSSFRIGGPRTPQESLQPTQQPQPDENTSDTASSETPTQFSLELEDMEAVGGLPVLPQPREDRPRAAGGSSSGAPSECSFESETLSISAVFSVGREGERVGGAEKHCSLIEVSLSSLGGPEGGSDVPTDEGQEFSSDSMSDHTESAVEPAGGLAAEPLEPLDPTETLDLATEAVNLPEQQTESEGEQTRQTEAVEPNGELNEAGARGGIGFFFQGEVRSDQDMAQRRSLLLEKQQKRTEELKKRRQWNELERENRPTSSNKKGASPSNTPPAGTTSPSPTPPATPVRRDTFTRAEYAMRHQLRIMDDFDKALRQKSTNQGRSSAKKTRSRPRSMTREETKLSLSPAKGTTGSKLTKVYSNSSLTLAATGEPGNRSGDPTKKPHSRPGSPSGCVTPSKLANQNGDKDWETGSNGTSPAPEYTGPKLFKEPSFKSNKFMIHNALSRCCLAGKVNETQKNKIVEEMEKSPANHFLILFRDSSCQFRGVYTMNPDSQELVRLAGVGPRTIGSTQVESIYKYSSDRKQFSAIPSKTMGMSVDAFTIPGHLWHGGGAAVGGGTRRASVTKKAVISK; encoded by the exons ATGGTGGACTCTCCCAGCGCGATGAAGAAGACCTTCTCGGTGCCGGAGATCAAACCGCTGGACCAGTACGACTTCAACCGGGCCAAGACCTGCGCCAGCGTCCGGTGGCTGCTGTCGAAGTCGTACGGCTCTGCAG AAAATGTCCCCGTGGAGCTGCGGGAGCCGCTTTACAAGGACCAGTATGACCAAGAACACCTCAAGCCGGCCGTCTCCAAGCTGCTTCTCTCCCCGGAGATCTACTGCCGAGCCCAGGCCTTGCTGGCTCAGGCTCAGGGGGTCTCCTTGCCGGCGGCCCAGGGGTCCCCGGCTGACAACTCGgccctgctgcagctcctcatcaAGAAAGGTTTCACTCCGAAGGTCCAGGATGCAGACGTCACCGAGGAGGACCTCAGCTTCGTCCCCATCAAGACG AAAGCCCACCTCGCCCTGATCGACGCTCTGATGACTCTGGTGGCTAAAGAGGCGGTGGGCCAGGTGAAGATGGCGGTGGAGGCGGAGCAGATGGGTGTCGGGGCTCCGTGGGAGAACGCTCTGCTTTTCTGGGTCAACAGG CTGAACCAGAAGTTGAgagaaaccacagaagaagaagaacccaCCAAGTCGCAGCAGACATGTACGGACCTGCAGGCCACTCAGGACACG TGTCAATCCAACCGTTGGTACTGGAAACTAGTCCCC ATTCGCTATAGGAAGGACAAAGTGCAGTCTAAGCTGACTCCTACTTTCCCTCTGGTCTCTGCGGTCAAAGATCTGTCTAATGGTTGCGCTATTGCTGCTGCGTTGCACTACTACTGCCCCAGCCTGCTGCCTCTAGAGG ATGTGTGTCTGAAGGACACCATGTCGGTGGCCGACAGTCTCTACAACCTGCAGCTCATCACAGAGTTCTGCGAGAGCAGTTTACAGAGCTGCTGCCCCCTGGCGGTGGAGGATCTGCTCTACGCTCCACCGGTCCTGCAT CTGAACATCATGAGCTTCATCGCTGAGCTGCTGGAGTGGTTTGAGGTTAAGAAGCCTGATTTTGTCCAGCCCATGCACCCCATCGACCTCACAG ATGTCTCAGGGTTACTAGACTGTACGAGTCCCATCAGCGGGAACAGCAACAG tggttgtccttcctaCATCTTCAAACAACCATTTGTGCCCATCTGCTCCCCAGTGTCACCAG AAAACAAAAGTTGGACAAAGAAACAAATCAG TCGTCCTCTGTCAGCAGTGACGTTCAGCATCCCATTTGGGCTGGACAGTGATGTTGACATTGTCATGGGAAACCCAATAGATTCTGTCTTTCGCTCTGTCAGCACTGACAGCCTAACCAAGGGCATCCCTGCAATGACTTCATCGGTGACATCAGCAGGAATGACTTGTGTCCCGTACAGCCCTTCAGAGGACCTCAGCCACCTCGTCAGCGCTTCTGCTCCATCACAGCGCTCCTCCTGGGGCCCTTACGCACACACAACGCCTCTGGGAGAGCTGCCGACCATCGAGGAGGCGCTACAGGTGGTTCATACTCCAGACAGCAAAGATCGGAGGAAGGGAAGGATCTCTGAGAAAGGTGGAAGAGGAGTGTTGGGAGGAAGGCCAGAGCCCAGGTTACGTCCCGAAGGAGCCCCTGCTGGTTTCTTCCTACACTCCCCCGAGGGGGATAATTCCCAGCTGAGTAGCTCTGCTCCCTGTCGCTCTGGAGTCCTCCATCGGCCTGTTGGTGGAGAAGTGGGTGACACTGAAAAGCAAGGaaggggagagaggaaggagagatcGGGACGCACCTCTGATATGTCACGTGATGACGACTCTGTTCTACGAGATGGCAGCGTTGACTCCTCTGAAGCATCGGATGATACCCCTAGAAACGCCCCTGGTAATATGCGACCCAATCGCCAAGGAAACAACAGCACCAGCAACAGTCCACGCATGACAAGCTTTGCTGAGCGAAAAGACAACAGAAGAAGACATCCCGCTGCTCCCGGGGAGGAGTCAGCCTCTGCTCCGACCCCAACAACCCCAGGAACTCCACAAACACCCTCCACCCCAGCAGGGGCATCTGGCCGCCAGGACAGCCCAGGTCCCAGAGGCCCTGAACCAGGCACTGAGGCCTGGGAGTTGGGGGCTCGTCTGGAGGAAAAACGCAAAAGCATCGAAGCCCAAAAAAGACGTATTGAAGCCATCTTTGCCAAGCACAGACAGAGGCTTGGAAAAACTGCTTTCCTTCAACTGAAAAGAGAGCAaggtgagggaggaggggagggaacaGAGGAGGACAATATCACCCTGGAGGAACGCCTCACttgcatggaggagcaactgaaacaggaggaggagagggaagagaaggaaaagaatgagaaagaaaaggatggagagaaggagaaagagaagccATCTGTTTCCAATCCTCCTCGGTTAGAGAAGCAGGTCACTTTCTCTATTGACAGTAAGAAAGGGgcggagaaagagaaaggaggtGAAGCTGCCTTAGTGGAGTGCAATGAAGTGGTACAGAAACTGAGTGAAGCTCTGCAGTCACTACAAAAGGACATGCAGAAACTTACagaacagcaacagcagctcaTGACCAACCAAAGACCCATAAATACACCCAAAACCACTCCAAAATCCACACCAAGAAATACCGCCAAAACACCTCCTCACACCCCAACAAAGACACCACCAAGAACCCCGACAAAGACTCCTACGAAGAGTACCACTAAAGCTTGGGTTATTCCCGCTGCCTCCTCCCCATTACGGCGTTCTGAGCTTCTTTCCTCTTCCACCTCCCCAAAGActatcatctcctcctcctgcccagCTCCTCGCACCAAGAtccactcctcctccactccccGCAGCCCCAAGCACCACCCGCGTGCCCAACATCAGCCTCACCCACGGCCTTCCGAACTCAAGTTTCCCCCACTCAACCGCGCCCTGGCACCAACCCATAATGTGGACACCCTCCCCCACTTGCGGCGTGTGTCCCCCAGCAAGTGTAAGGATcagacttcctcttccttccGTATCGGTGGGCCTCGGACTCCTCAAGAGTCTCTTCAGCCTACCCAGCAGCCACAGCCTGATGAGAACACCTCGGACACAGCCTCTAGCGAGACACCAACTCAGTTCAGCCTGGAGCTGGAGGACATGGAGGCTGTAGGAGGGCTGCCGGTCTTACCACAGCCCAGAGAAGATCGTCCGAGGGCTGCTGGCGGAAGCAGCTCTGGTGCTCCTTCCGAGTGCTCATTTGAGAGCGAGACTTTGTCCATTTCTGCTGTTTTCAGCGTAGGACgtgaaggagagagagttgGAGGTGCAGAGAAGCACTGCAGCCTGATTGAGGTCTCACTGTCATCTCTTGGAGGGCCTGAGGGGGGCAGTGATGTACCGACTGATGAAGGGCAAGAGTTTTCCTCTGATTCTATGAGCGACCACACAGAATCTGCTGTGGAACCTGCTGGAGGACTCGCTGCAGAACCCCTAGAACCTCTAGACCCCACAGAGACGCTGGATCTGGCCACAGAAGCCGTCAATTTGCCAGAGCAACAAACTGAATCCGAAGGAGAACAGACAAGACAGACTGAGGCTGTGGAACCAAATGGAGAGCTCAATGAGGCCGGGGCAAGAGGAGGAATTGGATTCTTCTTTCAG GGGGAGGTACGTAGTGACCAGGATATGGCCCAGCGGAGATCTTTGCTGTTGGAAAAACAGCAGAAGAGAACtgaggagctgaagaagaggagacagTGGAATGAGCTGGAAAGGGAAAATAG ACCGACTTCCTCAAATAAAAAGGGGGCATCTCCCTCCAATACACCTCCTGCTGGCACAACCTCACCTTCCCCCACACCTCCTGCTACACCAGTCCGGCGGGACACTTTCACGCGAGCGGAGTATGCAATGCGGCATCAACTCAGGATCATGGATGACTTCGACAAAGCGCTTCGGCAGAAATCAACCAATCAAGGACGATCTTCCGCTAAGAAAACACGCTCCCGTCCTCGCAGCATGACCAGGGAGGAAACAAAGCTGTCTCTGAGTCCAGCCAAGGGAACAACTG GCTCTAAGTTGACCAAAGTCTACTCTAACTCCTCCCTGACCCTGGCAGCCACGGGTGAGCCAGGAAACCGATCTGGTGACCCCACTAAGAAACCCCACAG TCGTCCTGGTTCACCTTCAGGATGTGTAACACCAAGTAAATTGGCAAACCAGAACGGAGATAAAGACTGGGAGACTGGTTCCAATGGAACCTCGCCTGCTCCAGAATACACAG gtCCAAAACTCTTCAAAGAGCCAAGCTTCAAGTCCAACAAATTCATGATCCACAACGCTCTCTCTCGCTGCTGCCTCGCTGGAAAGGTCAAcgagacacaaaaaaacaagatagttGAG gagatggagaagagTCCTGCCAACCacttcctcatcctcttccgTGATTCCAGCTGCCAGTTCAGAGGCGTTTACACCATGAACCCAGACTCCCAGGAGCTCGTACGATTGGCCGGCGTGGGCCCGCGGACAATTGGCTCCACCCAGGTGGAGTCCATCTACAAATACAGTTCAGACAGGAAGCAGTTTAGCGCCATCCCCTCTAAAACCATGGGCATGAGTGTGGACGCCTTCACCATCCCCGGCCATCTTTGGCACGGGGGAGGCGCGGCGGTAGGAGGTGGAACCAGGAGAGCAAGCGTTACTAAGAAGGCCGTCATTTCCAAGTAA